The sequence ACCATCGAGATGGAAGCGAATACAGTGGATAGAACGTGTGCATGGGCACTGAAACACGAACTTGAAAGGGAGTATCACGACGCAGAGTGGGGTGTACCTGTTTACGATGACCAAGTGTTGTTTGAGTTCATTACGTTGGAAGGTGCCCAAGCCGGCCTAAGTTGGATTACGATACTCAAAAAACGCGAAGGCTATCGTGCTGCATTTGAAAACTACGACCTTAATAAGCTAGCTGTACTCAATGAAGACAATGTGCCAAACATCATTGAAAACTTCGATGTGGTTAAACATAAGGGCAAGATTGCCTCGGTTTACAACAATGCGCGAGCAACGCTTGAACTTCAGAAAGAGTTTGGGTCTCTATCGAATGCTTTATGGCAGTTTGTCGACAATGAGGTGATCGTCAATCAATGGACAGAGATGTCTCAAGTCCCGGCTTCTACTGAGCAATCTAAAGCGATGAGCAAGTTTTTGAAGAAGAAAGGATTTAAGTTTGTAGGGGAAACAATCTGTTACGCGTTTATGCAAG is a genomic window of Vibrio sp. ED004 containing:
- a CDS encoding DNA-3-methyladenine glycosylase I — translated: MEANTVDRTCAWALKHELEREYHDAEWGVPVYDDQVLFEFITLEGAQAGLSWITILKKREGYRAAFENYDLNKLAVLNEDNVPNIIENFDVVKHKGKIASVYNNARATLELQKEFGSLSNALWQFVDNEVIVNQWTEMSQVPASTEQSKAMSKFLKKKGFKFVGETICYAFMQATGMVNDHLVGCPYK